Below is a genomic region from Diabrotica undecimpunctata isolate CICGRU chromosome 7, icDiaUnde3, whole genome shotgun sequence.
gatTGTGTTATAAATTATAAAGATGGCTGATAATGGGGCTGGTGCCTCAAACCAGCGAAACACCCGTATAAAGCAGTCAAATCTAGAATGTAAAAACCTGTATGATTACTTAAAATCTCGACCCTCAAATGTATTAGAAAAACTTTACAATCACCCTACAATATGTTTAGCGGTTTATAGAGAATTGCCGGACCTAGCAAGACAATATGTCATTAGATTATTATTTGTTGAACAGCCAGTGCCACAAGCAGTTGTAGCTTCTTGGGGTTCCCAAACTTTTTCAAAAGAACATACCTATGCTACCAAAGTTTTAGCGGAACTAACATTATGGCAGGAGGCAGCTATACCTGGTGGTCTTTTAGGTTGGATATTATCTCCAATGTTTAAAAGGAATCTCAAAATTGCATTGCTTGGAGGTGGTAAAGCATGGAGTATGTCTTCAGCATTAGAAGTAGATAGTAAGGCTAGAGATGTTGCTTTTCTaggtaattaaattatttttgattatgATGTTATTGTTTATTGGGTCTTTATTTAGTAGaaaataatacatattattataacatGCAATAAGGTCAGAGTAGCCTCAAATTATTAAGAACTGAGTACTGTAGCCACACAATATATTATGTGTAAAATTCAGAATAATTGATGTTATAGAATTGAATTTACAGAACcctgtttttctaattttttgcaAAGGGTTGCAGCTAGTTTATTGCAATCACACCTTATTTTAAAAGTTTCATTTAATATCAATTATTGGCAAATTTTGATAGACATGGTAAACACATAGTATACATGGTTATATAGAAAGACTAAGAAGTCATTTTGTGACCAAGGGAAATACAGattcatttttttatatacaaatttTAGTTGGAATTTATTACTCATAGTTCAAACAGAACAACATCTGTTGGGTCAGCTAGTTTAATagttaaagataataaaaaatctaattctaTTATTATGTTTTTAGATACCTATTCTCAAGAAAGATGGGAATGTGTCTTACACTATATGGTAGGTTCCCAGCAGCAAGAAGGAATATCAGCTGATGCTGTGAGGATTCTTTTGCATGCAGGTTTGATGAAACGTGATGAAGATGATGGAACATTAGTGATAACAAGACAAGGTTTCCAATTTTTGCTTTTGGATAGACAGGCACAAGTCTGGCATTTTTTACTTCAGTATTTAGACACAGTAGAAGAACGTGGTCTTAATTTAGTCGAGTGTCTTACTTTTTTGTTTCAACTTAGCTTTAGTACCTTAGGGAAAGATTACAGTACTGAAGGTATGAGTCCAGGATTGTTGATATTTTTGCAACATCTGAGAGAGTTTGGTTTAGTGTATCAAAGAAAGAGAAAAGCTGGGAGATTTTATCCTACTAGGCTAGCTCTAAATATAACTAGTAGTCAGAATAAAGTTACTGCAGATATTGAAGAAGAACGCCCTAAAGGTTATATAGTAGTAGAAACTAATTACAGAGTATATGCATATACAGATTCTAATCTCCAAGTTGCTCTAATTGCTTTATTTACAGAGCTTATGTATAGGTTTCCAAATTTAGTAGTTGGTGTTATAACAAGAGATTCCATAAGACAAGCTTTAAAAGGAGGAATAACAGCTGATCAGGTTATAGGTTTCTTGAAGCAGCATGCTCACCCTCAAATGTTAGATGCAGAAGCTAAACAACCTCTTCCTCCAACTGTAGTTGATCAAATCAAACTATGGGAATTAGAAAGAAATAGATTAACATATAATGAAGGAGTGTTGTATAGTCAGTTCCTATCTCAAGCAGATTTTAACGTACTCAAAGAGTATACAGAATCAAATGGTGTTTTAATATGGTGCAACAAAGAAAAGAGGACCTTAGTTATTAATAAATCAGCCCATGATGATGTTAAAAAGTTTTGGAAGAGGTATTCAAAAGGAAATTAGATGTAAGAGTAATTTATAGTTAATTTTAATTATGTGTAAAAATAGTCAATAcatttttactttttagtttcaatttttttattataaaaatacctTGAATTAGATTCACAGTTTAGCTGATATTCACCAGAACAGAGTCCACggaaaacaaatatataaatagtatcaaaaataaattttctaaaaatctCGCTCTAAAAAGTTGATTGGGACTCCTTCCACTGCCTGTGCCATAGCGTCATTAGATGTTTTACTCATCCaatgtctcagatttttctgCCAAGAAATTTGTCATTAACTAGGCCGTCTGTTATGCTGTTATTTTCTTGATTTCTGTAAGGGTCCATGACTACACCATTTATCGTCGGCTGTATGCAATAGTGGTACACAAAAACAGGTAATTTTTCAAAACAGGGGTTTAAAGTTTGTGTGCCAATAATTTTGTCTTATTGGTTTTACTACATGGAttggaatttttgaaaaaaataaattttggtttATTTGGAAGAGTGTTAGGTAGCCTTTCATGAATTGTAACACAGACTTTTAAATTCAacccttattttgagttgtgccaTTATTGCACATCAACATTTTGTCTTTTAAGTTAAGGCAAATGCAAGACTGGCATTTGTTTTGTTATTCCTATGAACTGAAATAAAGGTTCAATAAAGAATACTACAAGTTACTTGAAtgagaaaatgtgtttattaacaACTATAAGAAGAACGAAATACAAAAGgtgtatattaataataataggaaaagttatGATTAACAATGCTTTAAATATCTGTAGAAATCAGCTGAATTCTTGTCACACTCTTGTCTTCACAAAGGCTATAATACTAaggtcttttttcttcttttcatttATTGGCAGGCTGTCAGTGTAGGCCTTTTCTAGTTCTATACTAGCCATGCTTTCTaaaccttttctttttttttttcttggttaTCAACTGGTCTGTACTCCTCTTATGCAAATGAAGTTTTAAAATAGTAGTGAGTACCAGAGCTTTTTTTTACACAAATTTCACAAATTGACGCTGTTTCAGTATTTAACTTTTTACAGggcaaaaaaatcattatgacatAATCCATGTACTTCGAATGGTTGTTTGCAATGAGCAGTTCGGATAAGCGTAGCGTAATGGGTCGGTAGATAAATAAGCCCGCCTTAATAATAAGCTTTAGtgatatttctttctattaaagaATGACAGCTGTCACTCCCATTTCGAGTATGGCCGACAACTAAATAGCAATAAGTTATAGAATAAATTTTGAGATGGTTTACAGTGTACTGATACAAAATTAGTGAACTGATGAAATTAGTTACTTGTTTTGTCCTTGGTCACCACAATTGTCTGAGTAAAATATGAATTTCAAATCGTCAGAATCGGTTTTTATAGATGTTTGTTCCAAATATACCAGCAAGTACGAACCAATTTCTATGGCACCTTTACTGCCTTCTCCTTTGTGACAAACATAGCTGTGCACATTTCCCAGTTCCTTTTTATGAAATTCACATATAGGGAACTGATATGTTGAGAGCTTAGATTTATAATAGAAAGCAGAAACGTCTCCTTTTGTTGGCGGAAGAGCATCTTGTAGGTCAAAACAAGAAATTTGTGTGTAGCTCCCGGCTGTGTCTTTAGCTCCCGGCATAAGATTTTCTCCTTATGATGGTTATTATAAACATCTTCTAGGTCTATTTGTTCTTCGCTACtcgaatttttgtatttttcacaaTACTGAcattgattttacttttttggGTGAAAAGAATGCATAGTtagaaatatataattaaaaagtttacgatataaaccaatttttacaaattcatCATTGTCTCTTTGGCAATCAGCTTTATAATCATTGTACAGATCTGTCCATGTTTTGGCTCCTTCTATATATTTTGAGGTACCACTTCGACAATAGTGGCTTTACATTGTCGGAATTGAAGAAAGGTGTTTACGAACCTTGTTCATAGTTTCATTACAAAATGTTTTATGCATGCTGTTTACCTCTTTGATCGTAGCTTATAGAGCCACTTTCTGTCTTTCCAATAACAGTTCGAATACATCTATTAGTAACTTGAATGGtggatataaaaaaatcttttgcaCACTCTTTTTTTTCTGATCACGGTTTTCCAAATAAAATGCATGATTATAACCACGGCTTGATGTGTTACCTTTATCTGCATATCGATATGTTGGTTTAATTATAGGCATGGATCTCAGAATATAACTTCGTTGTTAATTTATATTTTCCATTGACCAATATTATTCGAAGATCTGTGTTTTTTCTTGTAACATGAATTTTTTATCACATTTCAGTCTACATGGATTGTAAGATGGACCTAAACTGCGAGCCTGCACAAGATtaccgttatatatatatatatatatatatatatatatatatatatatatatatatatatatatatatatatatatatatatatatatatatatatatatatatatatatatatggtggatcttctccaagtttgtactagGCGAACTCTTTTTTTTTCCCTTCGGGactccactctagggcagtctttgcgatactgcaactattttttcggagtgtgtgaccgatccaaccccactttctggacttaatttcattttgtaccctcttttgttcggtcaggtgtagcagatcgtcgtttctgatggtgttaggccagaatatacgaacaattcttcgtagacatttgttaacaaagacctgcagtttgtctgtgagggtgtttgtcactttccaggtttcacatccgtagagtagaacagacatgacatttgatcggaatattcggatctttgtccttgtagtatactcgccagatctccaaacagggttgagcgtgctgaaagcttgttgagcttttcgtatcctcatacgaatatcgtcttctgtacctccgttttctgttatgacacttccaagatacgtaaagttttccacattttcaatctgcatattgtcgatagtaaatagcgtgttgttccttgcatttattctcatggacttggttttactaatattgattttcaaacctattttattggcttcagtggaaagtgtttccaattggtaagccagatcttggaacctttgacctaatagacagatatcgtccgcgtattctagatcgcttaggcgtgtggttaacgtccattgtatccctcttgtgtcggagtctagtttggagagaacatagtctatagctatgttaaaaagaaacggagaaagcacgcatccctgtctaactccagtaagtacgttgaattcgtcactgttgatcccattgtgtgtcacgctgcatttcgcatcagtatatagcgactttataatagaaattattttttgcgggatgtttcttagctctaaaattttccatagagcagcgtgagacaagctatcaaaggcacgttcaaaatcaacaaaaaccatgtataggggtgtgttccattcaaccgattgttccattattaccctcacagtattaatgtggtctatgcaggaggattctggcctaaagcctgcttgattagctcgaaactcaaccttgtttgttattcttttcagtatgatggtcgcaaaaattttatttatgacagtaagcaaggttattcctctccaatttttgcacagtgtgaggttgccttAAGATTACCGTTAACATTGGTGTATTTTTGGCCTGAATTTCTAAGAAACTTTTTGACATTTCTTTTCCAATGGTCCGGACAAGCCTTCCTTTTCCTACTTTTAGGTTTATTAATCGTCACGCCTTCTGGTACTTTAGTCTCCATATTTTTATCAGAGACCTCTGTAAATGTAGGcgatacatcatcatcatcattcacgTAATGAGGGTCCGCATCAGAACTaaaatg
It encodes:
- the mrn gene encoding general transcription factor IIH subunit 4, yielding MADNGAGASNQRNTRIKQSNLECKNLYDYLKSRPSNVLEKLYNHPTICLAVYRELPDLARQYVIRLLFVEQPVPQAVVASWGSQTFSKEHTYATKVLAELTLWQEAAIPGGLLGWILSPMFKRNLKIALLGGGKAWSMSSALEVDSKARDVAFLDTYSQERWECVLHYMVGSQQQEGISADAVRILLHAGLMKRDEDDGTLVITRQGFQFLLLDRQAQVWHFLLQYLDTVEERGLNLVECLTFLFQLSFSTLGKDYSTEGMSPGLLIFLQHLREFGLVYQRKRKAGRFYPTRLALNITSSQNKVTADIEEERPKGYIVVETNYRVYAYTDSNLQVALIALFTELMYRFPNLVVGVITRDSIRQALKGGITADQVIGFLKQHAHPQMLDAEAKQPLPPTVVDQIKLWELERNRLTYNEGVLYSQFLSQADFNVLKEYTESNGVLIWCNKEKRTLVINKSAHDDVKKFWKRYSKGN